From a region of the Deinococcus terrestris genome:
- a CDS encoding GNAT family N-acetyltransferase, whose product MNRGAGWVTEVRHTADLSAPTRRAVRELLAAAYGEDFSDDDWDHALGGLHTLAWLGGRLIGHAALVQRTLLVGDAPRRVGYLEAMAVHPAWQRRGVGRTLLRQVNAQVTRAYDFGALSTSDEGLGLYQAGGWRVWRGPLRVMTPAGVRETPEEGGGVLVYAPAGTLDAAQEEGAPLTCEFRRGDVW is encoded by the coding sequence GTGAACAGGGGAGCGGGGTGGGTCACCGAGGTCCGGCACACCGCCGACCTGTCCGCGCCGACCCGCCGGGCCGTGCGCGAGCTGCTGGCCGCCGCGTACGGCGAGGACTTCAGCGACGACGACTGGGACCACGCCCTGGGGGGACTGCACACCCTGGCCTGGCTGGGCGGTCGGCTGATCGGGCACGCGGCGCTGGTGCAGCGCACGCTGCTGGTCGGGGACGCACCCCGGCGGGTGGGGTACCTCGAGGCGATGGCCGTGCACCCGGCCTGGCAGCGCCGCGGCGTCGGACGGACCCTGCTGCGGCAGGTCAACGCACAGGTGACCCGGGCCTACGACTTCGGGGCGCTCTCGACCAGCGACGAGGGCCTGGGGCTCTACCAGGCGGGCGGCTGGCGCGTGTGGCGCGGCCCGCTGCGGGTGATGACGCCTGCGGGTGTCCGGGAGACGCCGGAGGAGGGGGGCGGCGTGCTGGTTTACGCCCCGGCGGGCACCCTGGACGCGGCCCAGGAGGAGGGTGCGCCCCTGACCTGCGAGTTCCGCCGCGGGGACGTGTGGTAG
- a CDS encoding DEAD/DEAH box helicase produces MTVAAPNLSRLMPTAPVGNVLLLPQVARAALFAAHPGPAVLLTTPDRLGTYASAGALGSPVSVNPGLRDWAGRHEHVVLDVNTALDLFPAHPEDHALALRVGASYPREELLARLERLGYERLQDPEDDETGYLLRGDTLELRLVPGVGVPVGEEALILRAEFFGDELDTLRRLESGELTGEKIAAFTLEPTADYLTDVKWDATRLELLPGRVFLDAPEFYASALGPLTDTLWPRLREREVTSFGRAPLELTDYDLGLTSLPFYRARLSDLERDIGEWRGAGYRVLILVRHDRTAAYLADRLLNTHEIPWLSVPRVEEGGLGFLRANGEGGFAIPEHRTVVLTEDLIYGFQGGSALRGRKLAGKPVTDALGLHVGDYLIHPEHGIGQFQGLETRTVLGVTRDYLNLDYRGGARLAVPIEQLPVLRRHPGTTDDPPVLSSFDKKDWAKAKEKARKNAEEVAGKLLVQYAARQVTPGNPFPAQPEWDAQVEKNFAFDLTADQKTALKETMGDLERPIPADRLISGDVGFGKTEVALRAAHRVVGHGKQVAMLVPTTLLAEQHTSTFVERFKDLPVRVEGLSRFTGDKQAKSILGDLAQGKVDIIIGTHRLLSGDIGFKDLGLIIVDEEHRFGVGQKEKLRAMRGLPDVPKDGKIEIPEGVKAVDTLALSATPIPRTLYMSMVGLRDMSSIQTPPKGRKPIQTVLAPFDPVTVRDAILSEIERGGKVFYIHDRIASIGARSLYLRNLIPEARIGVAHGRMNEEELEEIMLGFAEGAFDVLISTTIVETGLDIPEANTILIERSDRLGLAQLYQLRGRVGRRQQTAYAYLFYPPRMTENAQRRLWAIADLQDLGSGHLLAEKDMEIRGVGNILGEEQHGHVQAVSIDVYTEMLAQAVAKLKGEKMETPASVSIDLPINSRLTPEYFGGNEEERIATYGRLSEARTLQAVSRVERDLRKKYGPPTPEVQNFIDLAKLRLTAVAKRVLSIGETMTHLQVTFAYKSLDYDAPGLKRFPHRTEVTTFPPSVKLEKRGIKPDDYARTLIDLLGYFG; encoded by the coding sequence GTGACGGTCGCCGCCCCCAACCTCTCCAGACTGATGCCGACCGCTCCGGTCGGGAACGTGCTGCTGCTGCCGCAGGTGGCCCGCGCCGCCCTGTTCGCCGCCCACCCCGGCCCCGCCGTGCTGCTCACTACCCCCGACCGCCTGGGCACCTACGCCTCCGCTGGGGCGCTGGGTTCGCCCGTCTCGGTCAATCCGGGGCTGCGCGACTGGGCGGGCAGGCACGAGCACGTGGTATTGGACGTGAATACGGCGCTGGACCTCTTCCCGGCCCACCCCGAGGACCATGCCCTCGCCCTGCGGGTGGGCGCGAGCTATCCGCGTGAGGAGCTGCTGGCCCGGCTGGAGCGCCTAGGCTACGAGCGCCTTCAGGACCCCGAGGACGACGAGACGGGCTACCTCCTGCGCGGCGACACGCTGGAGCTGCGGCTGGTGCCGGGGGTAGGCGTGCCGGTGGGCGAGGAGGCGCTGATCCTCCGCGCCGAGTTCTTCGGGGACGAGTTGGACACCCTGCGCCGCTTGGAGTCGGGCGAGCTAACGGGCGAGAAGATCGCGGCCTTTACCCTGGAGCCCACCGCCGACTACCTGACCGACGTGAAGTGGGACGCCACCCGCCTGGAGTTGCTGCCAGGCCGCGTGTTTCTGGACGCGCCGGAGTTCTACGCTTCCGCGCTGGGACCGCTGACCGACACGTTGTGGCCCCGGCTGCGGGAGCGCGAGGTCACGTCGTTTGGCCGCGCCCCGCTGGAGCTGACCGACTACGACCTTGGCCTGACGTCGCTGCCCTTTTACCGCGCCCGCCTCTCGGACCTGGAGCGCGACATCGGCGAGTGGCGCGGGGCAGGGTACCGGGTGCTGATTCTGGTTCGGCACGACCGCACCGCCGCTTACCTCGCGGACCGGCTGCTGAACACGCACGAAATCCCCTGGCTGAGCGTCCCCCGCGTGGAGGAGGGCGGCCTGGGCTTCCTGCGGGCGAATGGCGAGGGCGGCTTCGCCATCCCCGAGCACCGCACGGTCGTGCTGACCGAGGACCTGATCTACGGCTTTCAGGGCGGCTCGGCGCTGCGGGGGCGCAAGCTGGCGGGCAAACCTGTCACTGACGCGCTAGGGCTGCACGTCGGGGACTACCTCATCCACCCCGAGCACGGCATCGGGCAGTTCCAGGGGCTGGAGACGCGCACGGTGCTGGGCGTCACGCGTGACTACCTCAACCTCGACTACCGGGGGGGCGCCCGCCTCGCCGTACCCATCGAGCAACTGCCCGTGCTGCGGCGGCACCCTGGCACGACCGACGATCCCCCGGTGCTGTCTTCCTTCGACAAGAAGGACTGGGCCAAGGCCAAGGAAAAGGCCCGCAAGAACGCCGAGGAGGTCGCAGGCAAACTGCTCGTGCAGTACGCGGCCCGGCAGGTCACGCCCGGCAACCCGTTCCCCGCCCAGCCCGAGTGGGACGCGCAGGTGGAGAAGAATTTCGCCTTTGACCTCACCGCCGACCAGAAGACGGCCCTGAAGGAGACGATGGGCGACCTCGAACGCCCCATTCCCGCCGACCGCCTGATTTCGGGCGACGTGGGCTTCGGTAAGACGGAAGTCGCGCTGCGGGCCGCGCACCGCGTCGTGGGGCACGGCAAGCAGGTGGCGATGCTGGTGCCCACCACCCTGCTGGCCGAGCAGCACACCTCCACCTTCGTGGAACGCTTCAAGGACCTGCCCGTGCGGGTGGAGGGTCTGTCGCGCTTCACCGGGGACAAGCAGGCCAAGAGCATTCTGGGCGACCTCGCGCAGGGCAAGGTGGACATCATCATCGGGACGCACCGCCTGCTGTCGGGCGATATCGGGTTCAAGGACCTCGGCCTGATCATCGTGGACGAGGAACACCGCTTCGGGGTCGGCCAGAAGGAGAAGCTGCGGGCCATGCGTGGGCTGCCCGACGTGCCCAAAGACGGCAAGATTGAGATTCCGGAAGGCGTCAAGGCCGTGGACACGCTGGCCCTCTCCGCCACGCCCATACCGCGCACCCTGTACATGAGCATGGTCGGCCTGCGTGACATGAGCTCCATCCAGACGCCGCCCAAGGGCCGCAAGCCCATCCAGACGGTGCTCGCACCTTTCGACCCGGTGACCGTGCGCGACGCCATCCTCTCCGAGATCGAGCGCGGCGGCAAGGTCTTTTACATCCATGACCGCATCGCGTCCATCGGGGCGCGGAGCCTATACCTCCGCAACCTGATCCCGGAAGCCCGCATCGGCGTGGCGCACGGCCGCATGAACGAGGAGGAACTCGAGGAGATCATGCTGGGCTTCGCGGAGGGCGCCTTTGACGTGCTGATCTCCACGACCATCGTGGAAACGGGGCTGGACATTCCCGAGGCGAATACCATCCTGATCGAGCGCTCGGACCGCCTCGGCCTCGCGCAGCTCTACCAGCTCCGGGGGCGGGTCGGGCGGCGGCAGCAAACCGCCTACGCCTACCTCTTTTACCCCCCGCGCATGACCGAGAACGCCCAGCGGCGGTTGTGGGCGATTGCCGACCTGCAAGACCTCGGCTCGGGGCACCTGCTGGCCGAAAAGGACATGGAGATTCGCGGCGTGGGCAACATCCTGGGTGAGGAACAGCACGGGCACGTGCAGGCCGTGTCCATCGACGTGTATACGGAGATGCTCGCGCAGGCCGTCGCCAAGCTCAAGGGCGAGAAGATGGAGACGCCCGCTTCGGTCTCCATCGATCTGCCCATCAATTCGCGCCTCACGCCGGAGTACTTCGGCGGGAACGAGGAAGAACGCATCGCCACCTACGGGCGGCTCTCGGAGGCGCGGACCCTTCAGGCCGTCAGCCGGGTCGAGCGCGACCTGCGCAAGAAGTACGGGCCGCCCACCCCGGAGGTTCAGAACTTCATCGACCTCGCCAAGTTGCGCCTGACCGCCGTCGCCAAGCGCGTCCTGAGCATCGGGGAGACGATGACGCACCTTCAGGTGACCTTCGCGTACAAGTCGCTGGACTACGACGCGCCGGGCCTGAAGCGCTTCCCCCACCGGACTGAGGTGACGACCTTCCCACCTTCGGTCAAGCTGGAAAAGCGAGGGATCAAGCCGGACGACTACGCGCGGACACTGATCGATCTGCTGGGGTACTTCGGGTGA
- a CDS encoding S10 family peptidase — protein MSDEHEKQAAEPGTEVKVKVRTAEGDRPEDRPQDEVSVTRHRVTVGDRELAYTVTAGTMVLAEEKHAKEGESEGVKPRARVFFVAYALDGEHDPRTRPVTFSFNGGPGSSSVWLHLGLLGPRRVVMGDAGALTGPPYDLTDNEFTLLTHSDLVFIDPVSTGYSRVEEGEKPGDFHGFQKDIESVGDFIRLWTSRAGRWLSPKFLIGESYGTTRAAGLSGYLQERHGLFLNGIMLISSILDFSTVDFTPGHDLPYIVHLPTAAATAWCHGKLGSERSLADVLREAEAFADGDYARALHLGPRLSEEEQRAVAERYAALTGLDVAFVLRNNLRVTLARFCKELLREEGRTVGRLDSRFTGLDRDSGGEANEYDPSMSAILGPYTAAMNHYVRAELGFESDLPYEILTMRVRPWSYKEFENKHVRVSDTLRRAMHQNEHLKVLVASGYFDFATPYHATRHTLDHLSLDPSLRGNVREVFYEAGHMMYVHRPSLERQYADLTAFVEWGAARG, from the coding sequence ATGAGCGACGAACACGAGAAGCAGGCCGCCGAGCCCGGCACCGAAGTCAAGGTCAAGGTCCGCACTGCGGAGGGCGACCGCCCCGAGGACCGGCCCCAGGACGAGGTGAGCGTCACCCGCCACCGCGTCACCGTGGGGGACCGCGAACTGGCCTACACCGTCACAGCGGGGACGATGGTGCTGGCCGAGGAGAAGCACGCCAAGGAGGGCGAGTCGGAGGGCGTCAAGCCCCGCGCCCGCGTCTTTTTCGTGGCTTATGCCCTCGACGGCGAACACGACCCGCGCACGCGGCCCGTCACCTTCAGCTTCAACGGCGGCCCCGGCAGTTCCTCGGTGTGGCTGCACCTCGGCCTGCTGGGGCCGCGCCGGGTGGTCATGGGCGACGCGGGGGCGCTGACCGGGCCGCCCTACGACCTCACCGACAACGAGTTCACCCTGCTGACCCACTCGGACCTCGTGTTCATCGACCCCGTGAGCACCGGCTATTCACGGGTCGAGGAAGGCGAGAAGCCCGGCGACTTCCACGGCTTTCAGAAAGACATTGAGTCGGTGGGCGACTTCATCCGGCTGTGGACGAGCCGGGCCGGGCGCTGGCTGAGCCCCAAGTTTCTGATCGGGGAGAGCTACGGCACCACGCGGGCGGCGGGGCTCAGCGGGTACTTGCAGGAGCGGCACGGGCTGTTTCTGAACGGCATCATGCTCATCAGCTCGATCCTCGACTTCTCCACGGTGGACTTCACGCCGGGGCATGACCTGCCGTATATCGTTCACCTGCCTACTGCCGCCGCGACCGCCTGGTGCCACGGCAAACTCGGCAGCGAGCGCTCGCTGGCTGACGTGCTGCGCGAGGCCGAAGCTTTCGCGGACGGCGACTATGCCCGTGCCCTGCACCTCGGCCCGCGTCTGAGTGAGGAGGAGCAGCGGGCGGTGGCCGAGCGGTACGCCGCCCTGACCGGGCTGGACGTGGCCTTCGTCCTCCGCAACAACCTGCGCGTGACCCTGGCCCGTTTCTGCAAGGAGCTGCTGCGCGAGGAGGGCCGCACGGTGGGGCGCCTCGACAGCCGTTTTACCGGGCTGGACCGTGACTCCGGCGGCGAGGCGAACGAGTATGACCCCAGCATGAGCGCGATCCTGGGGCCGTACACGGCGGCGATGAACCACTATGTTCGCGCCGAACTGGGCTTCGAGTCCGACCTCCCCTACGAGATCCTGACCATGCGGGTGCGGCCCTGGAGCTACAAGGAGTTCGAGAACAAGCACGTGCGCGTCTCGGACACGCTGCGGAGGGCCATGCACCAGAACGAGCACCTCAAGGTGCTGGTGGCGTCAGGCTACTTCGACTTCGCCACGCCGTACCACGCGACGCGGCACACGCTGGACCACCTCAGCCTCGACCCCAGCCTGCGCGGGAATGTCCGCGAGGTCTTCTACGAGGCCGGGCACATGATGTATGTCCACCGCCCCAGCCTGGAGCGGCAGTACGCGGACCTGACGGCGTTTGTGGAGTGGGGGGCAGCCCGGGGCTGA
- a CDS encoding ABC transporter substrate-binding protein, producing the protein MKRTILSLTALVLLGSAGAQQVKELRLGVFPNVTHAAGLVGVQRGLFQKELGNVKLVVKEFANGSQVNEAFAAGAIDAAYVGPGPAMNAFMRGVPIQVYAGAANAGAVLVGRKDSGIRNVKALKGKKVAVPTRGSTQDISLRHLLHENGLKATDEGGNVTIVPIDPANMPAAFATKQVDAALVQEPWGAIMESQGAKLIANEKAIWEGGNYTTTVLVVNTKFASQNPEVVKDLLRGHLGAINFIKKSNAGAQKSIADQIQAFTGKRPGTADLFKALARTKVTWDINLKTLAEYAQLNKEAGFARDVPDLNKFVNLSVIRGLAK; encoded by the coding sequence GTGAAGCGGACGATTCTTTCTCTTACTGCCCTGGTGCTGCTGGGCAGCGCGGGCGCACAGCAGGTTAAGGAACTGCGCCTCGGGGTGTTTCCCAATGTGACGCACGCCGCCGGACTGGTCGGCGTGCAGCGCGGCCTTTTCCAGAAGGAACTCGGCAATGTCAAGCTGGTCGTCAAGGAGTTCGCCAACGGCTCGCAGGTCAACGAAGCCTTTGCGGCGGGCGCCATCGACGCCGCCTACGTCGGCCCCGGCCCGGCCATGAACGCCTTTATGCGCGGCGTGCCAATTCAGGTGTACGCGGGCGCGGCGAACGCGGGCGCGGTGCTGGTGGGCCGTAAGGACAGCGGCATCCGCAACGTCAAGGCCCTGAAGGGTAAGAAGGTCGCCGTGCCCACGCGCGGCAGCACGCAGGACATCAGCCTGCGGCACCTGCTGCACGAAAACGGTCTCAAGGCCACCGACGAGGGCGGCAACGTGACCATCGTGCCCATCGACCCGGCGAACATGCCCGCCGCCTTCGCCACCAAGCAGGTGGACGCCGCGCTCGTGCAAGAACCCTGGGGCGCGATCATGGAGTCGCAGGGGGCCAAGCTGATCGCCAACGAGAAGGCGATCTGGGAGGGCGGCAACTACACCACCACCGTCCTCGTGGTGAATACCAAGTTCGCCTCGCAGAACCCCGAAGTCGTCAAGGACCTGCTGCGCGGACACCTCGGCGCCATCAACTTCATCAAGAAGAGCAACGCCGGGGCGCAGAAGTCCATCGCGGACCAGATTCAGGCCTTTACCGGCAAGCGGCCGGGCACCGCCGACCTGTTCAAGGCGCTCGCCCGCACGAAGGTCACCTGGGACATCAACCTCAAGACCCTGGCCGAGTACGCGCAGCTCAACAAGGAAGCGGGCTTCGCGCGGGACGTGCCGGACCTGAACAAGTTCGTGAACCTCAGCGTGATTCGCGGGCTGGCGAAGTAA
- a CDS encoding DNA topoisomerase subunit B, whose amino-acid sequence MTQTPAYDASSISILKGLEAVRKRPGMYVQGGTGIDGYHQLLTEIIDNAIDEGLGGFADEVHVIMHADGSATVTDNGRGIPVDMMKSENRPAIEVIFTELHAGGKFGGGAYKVSGGLHGVGSSVVNALSTYLDVTVNKGGKLHHIRFERGEVVTPLEVLGQTPADVTWSTKVTFHPDPTVFSEFENLFNYDRIRGRLRELAYLTGLKIVVRDERTELHAGEVREEVFHEQGGIANFARALVTDDSKLLYDQPIVMRGTHLDVEVEVAFIHANTYSSDNILTYANMIRTRDGGTPLTGFKTAYTRILNKYAKDKNLIKSGNPVPSGDDLLEGIYCVVSVKLPEPQFESQAKVKLLNSEAQTAVNAIVGEKFAEFLEENPKVGKTIVEKAAEAARAREAARKARDIVRRSNPLENDDLPGKLADCSSQDPAESELFIVEGISAGGSAKGGRERRFQAILPLRGKILNVEKSELNKILKNAEIRALIGAIGAGVEGTGDRMHFDLSNLRYHKIIIMTDADMDGGHIATLLLTFFYRYMRPVVEQGYLYIAQPPLYRITVGREKKGTYLYTEEELKTHVARANKEGKKYEIQRFKGLGEMNADQLWDTTMNPETRALKQVKVEDLMVTNEVFEDLMGSEVAPRKKFIQDNARFAEISV is encoded by the coding sequence ATGACCCAGACTCCCGCCTATGACGCCAGCTCCATCTCGATTCTCAAGGGGCTGGAGGCCGTTCGCAAGCGCCCCGGCATGTACGTGCAGGGAGGCACCGGCATCGACGGCTACCACCAATTGCTGACCGAGATCATCGACAACGCCATCGACGAGGGCCTGGGCGGCTTTGCCGACGAGGTCCACGTCATCATGCACGCCGACGGTTCGGCCACTGTCACCGACAACGGGCGCGGCATCCCCGTCGACATGATGAAGAGTGAGAACCGCCCCGCCATCGAGGTGATTTTCACCGAGCTGCACGCGGGCGGCAAGTTCGGCGGCGGCGCCTATAAGGTGTCCGGCGGCCTGCACGGGGTCGGGAGCAGCGTGGTGAACGCGCTGTCCACCTACCTCGACGTGACCGTCAACAAGGGCGGCAAGCTGCACCACATCCGCTTCGAGCGCGGCGAGGTCGTCACGCCGCTGGAAGTGCTGGGCCAGACCCCCGCCGACGTGACGTGGTCCACCAAAGTCACCTTCCACCCCGACCCCACCGTCTTCTCCGAGTTCGAGAACCTCTTCAATTACGACCGCATCCGGGGCCGCCTGCGCGAGCTGGCTTACCTGACCGGCCTGAAGATCGTCGTGCGCGACGAGCGGACCGAGCTGCACGCCGGGGAGGTTCGGGAAGAGGTCTTCCACGAGCAGGGCGGCATCGCCAACTTCGCGCGGGCGCTGGTCACCGACGACTCCAAGCTGCTGTACGACCAGCCTATCGTGATGCGCGGCACCCACCTGGACGTGGAGGTCGAGGTCGCGTTCATCCACGCGAACACCTACTCCAGCGACAACATCCTGACGTACGCGAACATGATCCGCACCCGCGACGGCGGCACGCCGCTAACCGGCTTCAAGACCGCCTACACGCGCATCCTGAACAAGTACGCCAAGGACAAGAACCTGATCAAGTCCGGCAACCCGGTGCCCAGCGGCGACGACCTCTTGGAAGGCATCTACTGCGTGGTGTCGGTCAAGCTGCCCGAGCCGCAGTTCGAGTCTCAGGCGAAGGTCAAGCTGCTCAACAGCGAGGCCCAGACCGCCGTGAACGCCATCGTGGGCGAGAAGTTCGCGGAGTTCCTCGAAGAGAATCCCAAGGTCGGCAAGACCATCGTGGAGAAGGCCGCCGAGGCTGCCCGCGCCCGCGAAGCCGCCCGCAAGGCCCGCGACATCGTGCGCCGCTCCAACCCCCTGGAGAACGACGACCTGCCCGGCAAGCTGGCCGACTGCTCGAGCCAGGACCCGGCCGAGTCCGAGCTGTTTATCGTGGAGGGGATCTCGGCGGGCGGCTCGGCCAAGGGCGGGCGCGAGCGGCGCTTCCAGGCCATCCTGCCCCTGCGCGGCAAGATCCTGAACGTCGAGAAGTCCGAGCTGAACAAGATTCTCAAGAATGCCGAGATTCGTGCCCTGATCGGGGCCATCGGCGCGGGCGTGGAGGGCACCGGGGACCGGATGCACTTCGACCTCTCCAACCTGCGCTACCACAAGATCATCATCATGACCGACGCGGACATGGACGGCGGGCACATCGCCACCCTGCTGCTGACCTTCTTCTACCGCTACATGCGCCCGGTCGTCGAGCAGGGCTACCTCTACATCGCGCAGCCGCCGCTGTACCGCATCACCGTGGGCCGTGAGAAGAAGGGCACCTACCTCTACACCGAGGAAGAACTCAAGACGCACGTCGCCCGCGCCAACAAGGAAGGCAAGAAGTACGAGATCCAGCGCTTCAAGGGCCTGGGCGAGATGAACGCCGATCAGCTCTGGGACACCACCATGAACCCCGAGACGCGGGCGCTGAAGCAGGTCAAGGTCGAGGACCTGATGGTCACCAACGAGGTCTTCGAGGACCTGATGGGCTCGGAAGTCGCGCCGCGCAAGAAGTTCATTCAGGACAACGCCCGCTTCGCTGAGATCAGCGTGTAA
- a CDS encoding serine hydrolase domain-containing protein, with protein sequence MPTAQLDALVDEARASNTSALAVMQDGELLVDEVLNGRGDRPIETMSVTKAVLSLVVGRAITLGHLPGANVPVSDFFPEWRQGRKRDVTLRHLMTHTSGLQNVPMAPAEIYPSPDFVQLALCAELEHAPGSVFAYNNKAANLICGLLERATGQKADDFAHAELFGPLRIEETYWIRDKAGNPHGMSGLGLRARDLARLGQLALDGGEAGGAALIAREWVEESTRPATSAYPHMGLLWWLRPQWTRIVVTSGHVEAVAAAAGVTPSVAALEACMGEWTSWGELWPRLVAHGFDREQMPRGVRWADEQFGPVVGFGHDGWLGQHLHVLPGPGLVAVRLIDEGQPRAHEEASAFASFPDRILALASA encoded by the coding sequence ATGCCCACAGCCCAGCTTGACGCCCTCGTGGATGAGGCCCGCGCCAGCAACACCAGCGCCCTCGCCGTGATGCAGGACGGGGAACTCCTCGTAGACGAGGTGCTGAACGGGCGGGGCGACCGCCCCATAGAGACGATGAGCGTGACCAAGGCTGTGCTGAGCCTGGTGGTGGGCCGCGCCATCACGCTGGGGCATCTGCCGGGGGCGAACGTGCCCGTCAGCGACTTCTTCCCGGAGTGGCGGCAGGGGCGCAAGCGGGACGTGACCCTGCGGCACCTGATGACGCACACGAGCGGGCTGCAAAACGTGCCGATGGCCCCCGCCGAGATTTATCCCAGCCCGGACTTCGTGCAACTCGCCCTGTGCGCTGAGTTGGAGCACGCCCCCGGCAGCGTCTTCGCCTATAACAACAAGGCCGCCAACCTGATTTGCGGCCTGCTGGAACGCGCCACCGGACAGAAAGCCGACGACTTCGCCCACGCGGAGCTGTTCGGGCCGCTGAGGATTGAAGAGACGTACTGGATTCGGGACAAAGCCGGAAACCCGCACGGCATGAGTGGCCTGGGATTGCGTGCCCGTGACCTCGCGCGGCTGGGACAACTCGCGCTGGATGGGGGAGAGGCGGGTGGGGCGGCGCTGATTGCGCGGGAGTGGGTGGAGGAGAGCACGCGTCCCGCGACCTCCGCTTATCCCCATATGGGCCTGCTGTGGTGGCTGCGGCCACAGTGGACCCGGATCGTGGTGACCTCCGGTCATGTGGAGGCGGTGGCCGCCGCTGCTGGAGTCACGCCGAGTGTGGCGGCCCTGGAGGCCTGCATGGGCGAGTGGACGTCCTGGGGGGAGCTGTGGCCCCGGCTGGTGGCCCACGGCTTCGACCGTGAGCAGATGCCCAGGGGCGTGCGCTGGGCGGACGAGCAGTTCGGTCCGGTGGTCGGTTTCGGACACGACGGGTGGCTGGGCCAGCATCTCCACGTCCTGCCGGGGCCTGGATTGGTCGCCGTGCGCCTGATCGACGAGGGGCAGCCCCGCGCCCACGAGGAGGCCAGCGCTTTCGCCTCCTTCCCCGACCGCATCCTCGCCCTCGCCTCCGCCTGA
- a CDS encoding MliC family protein, whose protein sequence is MRFAVAALLVLALAPVAAAGGGPPTSGTSRTFHYTCDGGQRISATYATFGQSGPTFVVLNWRGRQYGLAEALSASGARYASLAGPAGARGGLEWWEHQGESTLSTFVGTGTGRTQTLLTGCLTGR, encoded by the coding sequence ATGAGATTCGCTGTGGCTGCGCTGCTGGTGCTCGCCCTCGCCCCGGTCGCAGCAGCGGGGGGCGGCCCTCCCACGTCCGGCACGTCCCGCACCTTCCACTACACCTGTGACGGCGGGCAGAGGATCAGCGCCACTTATGCCACCTTCGGTCAGAGTGGTCCCACCTTTGTGGTCCTGAACTGGCGCGGGCGGCAGTACGGTCTGGCCGAGGCCCTCAGCGCCAGCGGTGCCCGTTACGCCAGCCTGGCCGGACCGGCGGGAGCGCGCGGCGGCCTGGAGTGGTGGGAGCATCAGGGCGAGTCCACCCTGAGCACCTTTGTCGGGACTGGCACGGGGCGTACGCAGACGCTGCTGACGGGGTGCCTCACCGGGCGATAA